A stretch of Stenotrophomonas indicatrix DNA encodes these proteins:
- a CDS encoding two-component system sensor histidine kinase NtrB, with product MVAAASTPSVLTDPSRQLRLLIDSVRDHALYLLDPDGIVCSWNPGAERIKGYRSEEVIGTHFGRFYLPADRDAGEPQHLLRLAAESGHHAAEGWRVRRDGSPFRASVVIESVVENSELVGFVKITRDITEQWQAQRLLRDAQRALRQTQQFETVGQLSRGLAHEFNNLLTTIVNALDLLSARMGDDERANALLTTAQAASDRGALLTRQLLAFSTGQTLIRETLDINARIRDWLPALQATCPAGVTLETALAADLPAILSDTVQLQTALANLVGNAADATVGGGRVLIATALEHRMDPDADTSRQRTYVTLSVCDEGHGMAPDIAERATEPFFTTKDIGKGSGLGLSQVFGFTTQSGGFVDVSTTPGVGTTVSLLLPATEEPNP from the coding sequence GTGGTCGCTGCCGCTTCGACGCCGTCCGTGCTGACGGACCCTTCCCGACAGCTGCGATTGCTGATCGACAGCGTGCGCGACCATGCGCTGTACCTGCTCGATCCCGATGGCATCGTCTGCAGCTGGAATCCCGGCGCCGAACGCATCAAGGGCTACCGGTCGGAAGAAGTCATCGGCACCCACTTTGGACGCTTCTACCTGCCAGCCGATCGCGATGCCGGCGAGCCGCAGCACCTGCTGCGACTGGCGGCGGAAAGCGGACACCATGCCGCCGAAGGCTGGCGGGTGCGCCGTGACGGGTCTCCGTTCCGTGCCAGCGTGGTCATCGAGTCGGTGGTCGAGAACAGCGAGCTCGTGGGCTTCGTCAAGATCACCCGCGACATCACTGAACAGTGGCAGGCGCAACGGCTCCTGCGCGACGCGCAGCGGGCGCTGCGCCAGACCCAGCAGTTCGAGACGGTCGGCCAGCTCAGCCGCGGCCTTGCCCACGAATTCAACAATCTGCTGACCACCATCGTCAATGCGCTGGACCTGCTGTCCGCACGCATGGGCGATGACGAGCGTGCCAACGCCCTGCTCACCACCGCGCAGGCGGCCAGTGATCGTGGCGCACTGCTGACCCGCCAGCTGCTGGCCTTCAGCACCGGGCAGACCCTGATCCGCGAAACGCTGGACATCAATGCGCGGATCCGCGACTGGTTGCCCGCCCTGCAGGCCACCTGCCCTGCCGGCGTCACTCTGGAAACCGCGCTGGCTGCGGACCTGCCTGCCATACTCAGTGATACCGTGCAGCTGCAGACCGCGCTCGCCAACCTGGTCGGCAACGCTGCGGACGCCACCGTTGGTGGCGGCCGGGTATTGATCGCCACCGCGCTGGAACACCGCATGGACCCCGACGCCGACACATCCCGGCAACGGACCTATGTGACGTTGAGCGTCTGCGATGAGGGCCACGGCATGGCCCCGGACATCGCCGAACGCGCGACCGAGCCTTTCTTCACCACCAAGGACATCGGCAAGGGCAGCGGCCTGGGCCTTAGCCAGGTATTCGGATTCACCACCCAGAGCGGCGGCTTCGTAGACGTGT